From a region of the Hemibagrus wyckioides isolate EC202008001 linkage group LG06, SWU_Hwy_1.0, whole genome shotgun sequence genome:
- the akap11 gene encoding A-kinase anchor protein 11 isoform X4: protein MDACARIRGVPLKNRASIRKETVRESSALSLRSLLKNRKELSNVVPEQRTRESQSLQQIHFICLPNSAVGEDFTLQAVISLSAELLELLRPLHVHTLKDEEVLLIKDPKRTLDRKDGVSQTNSSSRAMCILRHGSPQQISVCTMLGLLSRYTVGIRYALEVQSLQRGISESCQAEDDDTNQSVSSIEEDFVTAFEHLEEEDTVVYNKRNQRDVASQTLPSHFKDLSGSRIIISSVSKKSKSRQKSASDVSGSVQKSPPTWSADAENNWNISTQSNLPQSRVTATSFTESDDSDCSSPSPIIFLDEVGYQKSLIAKLDIPKIPVLKEGVEDSDSEVCEFFDSFDQFDDLDQCFDSTMKVPKEQVLVIQKKKPTDSSVNKYDSKSGSRTAMNPHKFDHRTLPANIRKPTPLKPGSPYSIHSDAPDSPRPVRTSCEESGGLFSPVHSSAFSPLGEGGALECFWKPDGDVAELRKPQDLCSLYKTYSDFANNLSKEILGTVCGYSSPVDININRNLSCVCHKEFKNTNGHLMKLSDIQETVTIAKSHSQSLKDGIQKFATDLVEMSIGSALRDLQKGVSSCTTTLCHLAARLTSSVFHMAFQEIGMRHAYVLKERAINGLAGFLVGEAVSGALKEFLFVKKQIFNNTVTRFAADLAEELVFEGIMEVCQFSHPSTPLTPKDWSFEQEEEVVCSYASDLSESVLQEAFIELSQADVTFTTQAAISVSVDNICYVSAEDASRTTKICNAQSSFQNTQSLVQAENQEEEDGCTVKKALYCVSGMASCVPVPAAGKAISYLQNPEEMCQYKSSVSHTCQSSPKRSICSQGRAVTSTSNTSTATCSESVLGISKIRNVCGNFGNTSTSAVEKPLVGKSFEKMSGAMVETIVGEAFDIVPTNKMKKKMDDCADFISKNIGSRIATCTGMAKSQDVACQSSPPYDLCISQKIMSLFPKGDLTESSSCYSQPHVTSKNMDKKICQSGLKNVCTVDKFSPDVQSTVMKDTLEVPSFEGGIRGGRKVISEEMLNGSTGIKSSGSPGTPPSTPQQPSDISSEKKLKQFSKKLKGKLAKEFSPATPPPTPHYEPTPGLEESSDSEKEEFMLRLMRSLSEEAVNNEDEDDEQEDGLNSATHNTEQSSSVGNKMIERGALRYAERLACHIVSMATEMDTLSIGDVSKPENEESSDSFALHSAQFSEQTLNSLWTYAGEIAGEVISDVKRMMSSSSCRHKTVKRGSVKSDKHQHGDRKDYHFVIKNNSWSGDLIAPVSNPQCNTSSRSSAQSEYPSCESVTDEYAGYVIKVLKKDGGSRELILDQYASQLAYKSIKSGLAHAAQKIKQKSPLRLSSSRQLHHEGSRSVGKIPPSESSPAILKRGQEASSSESMLCVCQDVENIGRKEYMELVNFAESLAYNITCDVTRKLRMSSIRLPKSLTDSCLYRKSNVEDMAENLIKTAFSCSMLPYTGKNRQYHSTSSLDDGNYNNGVMQVIEHYARKIVDDTLEMTLGSTALQTAEERRALDLSSFTEKLTEAYKACRYCQGRDCSFCKNCHMKYHGMQKRMQKDTVDTMVGLEIPKIHIDLDKRAVFAEEMVSAAFEKAKKEHSSTSLNADSGIGHDGASFAESLTTEIMTSALSNICQTINLSAPGSESVNVTESTVSQQLNLSVGDDSLGSWSNLSFEEDHPDESSSFHHLSDSDYTEEKEAEARNFMGGTVRVERGHTEGDRALLVVSTDVCGQGPDPQLRTVLQWMAASLTELPVMQFSQQSERDMQQFLRVVQRLREREWRVGELLQALLRYYEECPTEEEPRAEDRRHEHRSLFHWLLEHP from the exons ATGGATGCCTGCGCCCGGATCAGAGGTGTTCCACTCAAGAACCGTGCCAGCATCAGGAAAGAG ACCGTCCGTGAGAGTTCAGCCCTGTCCCTGAGGAGCCTTTTAAAGAACAGGAAAGAGCTGAGCAATGTGGTGCCAGAGCAGCGCACTAGGGAGTCACAGAGTCTGCAACAA ATCCATTTCATATGCTTGCCGAATTCTGCAGTAGGGGAGGATTTCACACTACAG GCTgtgatttctctctctgctgAATTGTTGGAGTTGTTGAGACCCCTACATGTACATACTCTCAAAGATGAAGAAGTGCTGCTCATCAAAGATCCAAAGCGAACCTTGGACAGAAAAGATGGAGTCTCTCAG ACCAACTCATCATCCAGAGCCATGTGCATACTGAGACATGGCAGCCCTCAACAGATCAGTGTTTGTACTATGCTGGGGCTACTGAGCCGCTATACAGTGGGGATCAGATATGCTCTGGAGGTACAGTCTCTACAGAGGGGCATATCAGAGTCATGTCAAGCTGAGGATGATGACACCAATCAGTCTGTCTCTTCTATTGAGGAAGATTTTGTCACAGCTTTTGAACATTTGGAAGAGGAGGATACAG TTGTATATAACAAGAGGAATCAGAGAGATGTGGCCTCCCAAACTCTTCCCTCCCATTTCAAAGATTTATCTGGGTCCCGTATCATCATTAGTTCTGTCTCCAAGAAGTCCAAGAGTAGACAGAAGTCAGCTTCTGATGTGTCAGGATCAGTACAGAAGTCACCGCCAACATGGTCGGCAGATGCAGAGAACAACTGGAACATATCCACACAGAGTAACCTACCACAAAGTCGTGTTACCGCTACATCTTTCACTGAATCTGATGATTCAGACTGCTCTAGTCCAAGTCCCATCATTTTTTTGGATGAGGTTGGTTATCAGAAGAGTCTAATAGCAAAGCTTGACATTCCAAAGATCCCTGTTCTTAAAGAGGGTGTAGAAGATTCTGACTCGGAAGTGTGTGAGTTTTTTGATAGTTTTGATCAATTCGATGATCTGGATCAGTGTTTTGATTCGACTATGAAGGTGCCAAAAGAACAGGTTCTCGTTATCCAGAAGAAAAAGCCAACTGACAGCTCTGTTAATAAATATGATTCAAAGAGTGGTTCAAGAACAGCAATGAACCCTCACAAGTTCGACCACAGGACTCTTCCAGCCAATATCAGGAAGCCCACTCCACTCAAACCAGGATCTCCGTATAGTATACACTCCGACGCTCCAGATTCTCCACGACCAGTGAGGACATCCTGTGAGGAGAGCGGGGGACTCTTCAGCCCGGTTCACTCATCCGCATTTAGTCCTCTGGGAGAAGGAGGAGCCTTGGAGTGTTTTTGGAAACCAGATGGAGACGTTGCCGAATTGCGCAAACCACAAGACCTTTGCTCACTTTATAAAACTTATTCCGATTTTGCAAACAATCTCTCGAAAGAAATTCTTGGAACTGTTTGTGGGTACTCTTCTCCTGTTGACATTAATATTAACAGGAACTTGAGTTGTGTGTGCCATAAAGAATTCAAAAACACTAATGGACATTTGATGAAACTGTCCGATATTCAGGAGACGGTCACTATTGCCAAATCACACTCGCAGTCTCTGAAGGACGGGATTCAGAAGTTTGCCACAGACTTGGTGGAAATGAGCATTGGCAGTGCCTTAAGAGATTTACAGAAAGGAGTGTCGTCCTGCACAACAACACTTTGCCATTTAGCTGCTAGGCTTACCTCCTCAGTGTTTCATATGGCCTTTCAAGAGATAGGAATGCGCCATGCATACGTGTTAAAAGAGCGTGCCATAAACGGATTGGCTGGATTCCTTGTTGGGGAAGCAGTCTCTGGAGCTCTGAAAGAGTTTCTGTTTGTAAAAAAGCAGATTTTTAACAACACTGTCACCAGATTTGCAGCTGATCTTGCTGAGGAATTAGTATTTGAGGGAATTATGGAGGTATGCCAGTTCTCACATCCTTCTACACCACTTACCCCAAAGGACTGGTCTTTTGAGCAAGAAGAGGAAGTGGTTTGTTCTTATGCTTCGGATCTTTCCGAGTCAGTTCTTCAAGAAGCCTTCATAGAACTGTCCCAAGCTGATGTGACTTTCACAACGCAGGCAGCCATAAGTGTGTCAGTGGACAATATCTGCTATGTCAGTGCTGAAGATGCATCTCGGACCACAAAAATCTGCAATGCCCAGTCAAGTTTCCAGAATACGCAATCGCTTGTCCAAGCTGAAAAtcaagaagaggaagatggcTGCACTGTAAAGAAAGctctgtactgtgtttctggaATGGCCAGTTGTGTTCCTGTGCCTGCCGCTGGCAAAGCTATATCTTACCTgcagaacccagaggaaatgtGTCAGTATAAGTCCAGTGTTAGTCATACTTGCCAGAGCAgcccaaaaagaagcatttgtTCTCAAGGAAGGGCAGTGACCTCCACTTCAAACACATCCACTGCAACATGTTCTGAGTCAGTGCTAGGTATTTCCAAAATTCGTAATGTCTGTGGGAATTTTGGGAATACGTCTACAAGTGCAGTTGAGAAACCTCTAGTGGGAAAAAGTTTTGAGAAAATGTCTGGTGCTATGGTTGAGACAATAGTGGGTGAAGCATTTGACATTGTGCccacaaataaaatgaagaaaaaaatggacGACTGTGCTGATTTCATTAGTAAAAACATAGGGAGTCGGATAGCTACGTGTACTGGTATGGCAAAATCCCAGGATGTGGCATGTCAGAGTTCGCCACCTTATGATTTATGCATATCACAGAAAATCATGTCTTTATTTCCTAAAGGAGATTTGACAGAGTCGTCATCATGTTACTCTCAGCCTCACGTAACGTCAAAGAAcatggataaaaaaatatgtcaATCTGGCTTAAAAAATGTATGCACGGTCGACAAGTTCTCACCAGACGTCCAGTCCACTGTGATGAAGGACACTTTGGAAGTGCCCAGTTTTGAGGGAGGCATTCGTGGAGGCAGAAAAGTCATCTCAGAAGAGATGCTTAATGGCAGCACTGGAATAAAATCCAGCGGAAGTCCTGGCACTCCTCCCTCAACTCCCCAGCAACCATCAGACATCTCGAGTGAGAAAAAGCTTAAACAGTTCTCAAAGAAGCTGAAGGGCAAGCTTGCGAAGGAATTCTCTCCTGCAACACCGCCACCCACCCCACATTACGAGCCAACTCCAGGACTCGAAGAGAGCTCCGATTCAGAGAAAGAGGAATTTATGCTGAGGCTCATGAGGTCACTTTCTGAGGAAGCTGTCAacaatgaagatgaagatgatgagcaGGAAGATGGTCTCAACTCTGCGACCCATAACACAGAGCAGAGTTCCAGTGTGGGAAACAAGATGATTGAGAGAGGAGCTCTGCGTTATGCTGAGCGTTTGGCATGCCATATTGTTTCCATGGCAACTGAGATGGACACTTTAAGCATTGGTGATGTAAGTAAGCCAGAGAATGAAGAAAGCAGTGACAGCTTTGCTTTACACAGTGCACAGTTCTCGGAACAGACCTTGAATTCATTATGGACGTACGCTGGGGAGATTGCTGGGGAAGTCATTAGTGATGTAAAGAGGATGATGAGTTCCAGCAGTTGCCGTCACAAAACAGTCAAAAGAGGATCTGTGAAATCAGATAAGCATCAGCATGGTGACCGGAAAGACTACCACTTTGTCATCAAAAATAACTCATGGTCAGGTGATCTCATTGCACCAGTTTCCAATCCTCAGTGTAACACTTCAAGCAGAAGCTCAGCCCAATCTGAGTACCCAAGCTGTGAAAGTGTTACTGACGAGTATGCAGGATATGTTATCAAGGTACTTAAAAAAGACGGAGGAAGCCGGGAACTTATCCTGGATCAGTATGCCAGTCAGTTGGCTTATAAATCTATCAAATCAGGCTTAGCTCATGCCGCACAGAAAATAAAGCAGAAGTCTCCTTTAAGACTTAGCTCATCCCGGCAGTTACATCACGAGGGCAGCCGTAGCGTTGGTAAGATCCCACCATCTGAGTCCTCTCCTGCCATTCTTAAACGAGGACAAGAAGCGTCCTCTAGCGAGTCCATGCTTTGCGTTTGTCAAGATGTCGAAAACATTGGTAGGAAGGAGTACATGGAACTTGTCAACTTTGCGGAGTCATTGGCCTACAATATTACCTGTGACGTCACGAGAAAGCTAAGAATGTCCTCGATTAGGCTTCCTAAATCCCTCACAGACTCGTGTCTCTACAGGAAGTCAAATGTTGAAGACATGGCTGAAAATTTAATCAAAACTGCCTTTTCATGTTCAATGCTACCGTACACCGGGAAAAACAGGCAATATCATAGCACCAGCAGCTTAGATGATGGAAATTACAATAATGGTGTTATGCAAGTCATTGAGCATTATGCCAGGAAGATTGTTGATGATACTTTGGAAATGACTCTGGGGTCTACAGCTCTTCAGACAGCAGAAGAGAGAAGGGCTTTGGACCTCAGTTCTTTCACCGAGAAGCTGACGGAGGCATACAAGGCTTGCCGGTACTGTCAAGGACGAGATTGCTCGTTTTGCAAAAATTGTCACATGAAGTACCATGGAATGCAGAAGAGAATGCAGAAGGACACCGTGGACACGATGGTTGGTCTTGAAATTCCCAAAATCCACATAGATCTGGACAAGAGGGCAGTTTTTGCTGAGGAAATGGTATCTGCAGCATTTGAGAAAGCTAAGAAGGAACATAGCAGCACCAGCTTAAATGCAGACAGTGGGATTGGTCACGATGGCGCAAGCTTTGCAGAAAGCCTGACCACAGAGATCATGACGTCTGCGTTGTCCAACATCTGCCAAACCATCAACCTCag TGCTCCTGGCAGTGAGAGTGTCAATGTGACAGAGTCGACTGTCAGTCAGCAGCTGAATCTAAGTGTGGGAGATGACAGTCTCGGCAGCTGGTCTAATTTGAGCTTTGAAGAAGACCATCCTGATGAAAGTAGTAGCTTCCATCACCTAAGTGACAG TGACTACACAGAGGAAAAGGAAGCTGAGGCCAGGAACTTCATGGGTG GGACGGTGCGAGTGGAGAGGGGCCACACAGAAGGGGACAGGGCTCTGCTGGTGGTCAGTACAGATGTATGCGGCCAAGGTCCAGATCCCCAACTGCGAACGGTGCTGCAGTGGATGGCAGCCTCACTCACCGAGCTGCCAGTCATGCAGTTCAGCCAGCAATCAGAAAGAGACATGCAGCAG
- the akap11 gene encoding A-kinase anchor protein 11 isoform X3, whose product MDACARIRGVPLKNRASIRKETVRESSALSLRSLLKNRKELSNVVPEQRTRESQSLQQAVISLSAELLELLRPLHVHTLKDEEVLLIKDPKRTLDRKDGVSQTNSSSRAMCILRHGSPQQISVCTMLGLLSRYTVGIRYALEVQSLQRGISESCQAEDDDTNQSVSSIEEDFVTAFEHLEEEDTVVYNKRNQRDVASQTLPSHFKDLSGSRIIISSVSKKSKSRQKSASDVSGSVQKSPPTWSADAENNWNISTQSNLPQSRVTATSFTESDDSDCSSPSPIIFLDEVGYQKSLIAKLDIPKIPVLKEGVEDSDSEVCEFFDSFDQFDDLDQCFDSTMKVPKEQVLVIQKKKPTDSSVNKYDSKSGSRTAMNPHKFDHRTLPANIRKPTPLKPGSPYSIHSDAPDSPRPVRTSCEESGGLFSPVHSSAFSPLGEGGALECFWKPDGDVAELRKPQDLCSLYKTYSDFANNLSKEILGTVCGYSSPVDININRNLSCVCHKEFKNTNGHLMKLSDIQETVTIAKSHSQSLKDGIQKFATDLVEMSIGSALRDLQKGVSSCTTTLCHLAARLTSSVFHMAFQEIGMRHAYVLKERAINGLAGFLVGEAVSGALKEFLFVKKQIFNNTVTRFAADLAEELVFEGIMEVCQFSHPSTPLTPKDWSFEQEEEVVCSYASDLSESVLQEAFIELSQADVTFTTQAAISVSVDNICYVSAEDASRTTKICNAQSSFQNTQSLVQAENQEEEDGCTVKKALYCVSGMASCVPVPAAGKAISYLQNPEEMCQYKSSVSHTCQSSPKRSICSQGRAVTSTSNTSTATCSESVLGISKIRNVCGNFGNTSTSAVEKPLVGKSFEKMSGAMVETIVGEAFDIVPTNKMKKKMDDCADFISKNIGSRIATCTGMAKSQDVACQSSPPYDLCISQKIMSLFPKGDLTESSSCYSQPHVTSKNMDKKICQSGLKNVCTVDKFSPDVQSTVMKDTLEVPSFEGGIRGGRKVISEEMLNGSTGIKSSGSPGTPPSTPQQPSDISSEKKLKQFSKKLKGKLAKEFSPATPPPTPHYEPTPGLEESSDSEKEEFMLRLMRSLSEEAVNNEDEDDEQEDGLNSATHNTEQSSSVGNKMIERGALRYAERLACHIVSMATEMDTLSIGDVSKPENEESSDSFALHSAQFSEQTLNSLWTYAGEIAGEVISDVKRMMSSSSCRHKTVKRGSVKSDKHQHGDRKDYHFVIKNNSWSGDLIAPVSNPQCNTSSRSSAQSEYPSCESVTDEYAGYVIKVLKKDGGSRELILDQYASQLAYKSIKSGLAHAAQKIKQKSPLRLSSSRQLHHEGSRSVGKIPPSESSPAILKRGQEASSSESMLCVCQDVENIGRKEYMELVNFAESLAYNITCDVTRKLRMSSIRLPKSLTDSCLYRKSNVEDMAENLIKTAFSCSMLPYTGKNRQYHSTSSLDDGNYNNGVMQVIEHYARKIVDDTLEMTLGSTALQTAEERRALDLSSFTEKLTEAYKACRYCQGRDCSFCKNCHMKYHGMQKRMQKDTVDTMVGLEIPKIHIDLDKRAVFAEEMVSAAFEKAKKEHSSTSLNADSGIGHDGASFAESLTTEIMTSALSNICQTINLSAPGSESVNVTESTVSQQLNLSVGDDSLGSWSNLSFEEDHPDESSSFHHLSDSSNGNSSSWSSLGLEGEVYEEHLSFSPSDSDYTEEKEAEARNFMGGTVRVERGHTEGDRALLVVSTDVCGQGPDPQLRTVLQWMAASLTELPVMQFSQQSERDMQQFLRVVQRLREREWRVGELLQALLRYYEECPTEEEPRAEDRRHEHRSLFHWLLEHP is encoded by the exons ATGGATGCCTGCGCCCGGATCAGAGGTGTTCCACTCAAGAACCGTGCCAGCATCAGGAAAGAG ACCGTCCGTGAGAGTTCAGCCCTGTCCCTGAGGAGCCTTTTAAAGAACAGGAAAGAGCTGAGCAATGTGGTGCCAGAGCAGCGCACTAGGGAGTCACAGAGTCTGCAACAA GCTgtgatttctctctctgctgAATTGTTGGAGTTGTTGAGACCCCTACATGTACATACTCTCAAAGATGAAGAAGTGCTGCTCATCAAAGATCCAAAGCGAACCTTGGACAGAAAAGATGGAGTCTCTCAG ACCAACTCATCATCCAGAGCCATGTGCATACTGAGACATGGCAGCCCTCAACAGATCAGTGTTTGTACTATGCTGGGGCTACTGAGCCGCTATACAGTGGGGATCAGATATGCTCTGGAGGTACAGTCTCTACAGAGGGGCATATCAGAGTCATGTCAAGCTGAGGATGATGACACCAATCAGTCTGTCTCTTCTATTGAGGAAGATTTTGTCACAGCTTTTGAACATTTGGAAGAGGAGGATACAG TTGTATATAACAAGAGGAATCAGAGAGATGTGGCCTCCCAAACTCTTCCCTCCCATTTCAAAGATTTATCTGGGTCCCGTATCATCATTAGTTCTGTCTCCAAGAAGTCCAAGAGTAGACAGAAGTCAGCTTCTGATGTGTCAGGATCAGTACAGAAGTCACCGCCAACATGGTCGGCAGATGCAGAGAACAACTGGAACATATCCACACAGAGTAACCTACCACAAAGTCGTGTTACCGCTACATCTTTCACTGAATCTGATGATTCAGACTGCTCTAGTCCAAGTCCCATCATTTTTTTGGATGAGGTTGGTTATCAGAAGAGTCTAATAGCAAAGCTTGACATTCCAAAGATCCCTGTTCTTAAAGAGGGTGTAGAAGATTCTGACTCGGAAGTGTGTGAGTTTTTTGATAGTTTTGATCAATTCGATGATCTGGATCAGTGTTTTGATTCGACTATGAAGGTGCCAAAAGAACAGGTTCTCGTTATCCAGAAGAAAAAGCCAACTGACAGCTCTGTTAATAAATATGATTCAAAGAGTGGTTCAAGAACAGCAATGAACCCTCACAAGTTCGACCACAGGACTCTTCCAGCCAATATCAGGAAGCCCACTCCACTCAAACCAGGATCTCCGTATAGTATACACTCCGACGCTCCAGATTCTCCACGACCAGTGAGGACATCCTGTGAGGAGAGCGGGGGACTCTTCAGCCCGGTTCACTCATCCGCATTTAGTCCTCTGGGAGAAGGAGGAGCCTTGGAGTGTTTTTGGAAACCAGATGGAGACGTTGCCGAATTGCGCAAACCACAAGACCTTTGCTCACTTTATAAAACTTATTCCGATTTTGCAAACAATCTCTCGAAAGAAATTCTTGGAACTGTTTGTGGGTACTCTTCTCCTGTTGACATTAATATTAACAGGAACTTGAGTTGTGTGTGCCATAAAGAATTCAAAAACACTAATGGACATTTGATGAAACTGTCCGATATTCAGGAGACGGTCACTATTGCCAAATCACACTCGCAGTCTCTGAAGGACGGGATTCAGAAGTTTGCCACAGACTTGGTGGAAATGAGCATTGGCAGTGCCTTAAGAGATTTACAGAAAGGAGTGTCGTCCTGCACAACAACACTTTGCCATTTAGCTGCTAGGCTTACCTCCTCAGTGTTTCATATGGCCTTTCAAGAGATAGGAATGCGCCATGCATACGTGTTAAAAGAGCGTGCCATAAACGGATTGGCTGGATTCCTTGTTGGGGAAGCAGTCTCTGGAGCTCTGAAAGAGTTTCTGTTTGTAAAAAAGCAGATTTTTAACAACACTGTCACCAGATTTGCAGCTGATCTTGCTGAGGAATTAGTATTTGAGGGAATTATGGAGGTATGCCAGTTCTCACATCCTTCTACACCACTTACCCCAAAGGACTGGTCTTTTGAGCAAGAAGAGGAAGTGGTTTGTTCTTATGCTTCGGATCTTTCCGAGTCAGTTCTTCAAGAAGCCTTCATAGAACTGTCCCAAGCTGATGTGACTTTCACAACGCAGGCAGCCATAAGTGTGTCAGTGGACAATATCTGCTATGTCAGTGCTGAAGATGCATCTCGGACCACAAAAATCTGCAATGCCCAGTCAAGTTTCCAGAATACGCAATCGCTTGTCCAAGCTGAAAAtcaagaagaggaagatggcTGCACTGTAAAGAAAGctctgtactgtgtttctggaATGGCCAGTTGTGTTCCTGTGCCTGCCGCTGGCAAAGCTATATCTTACCTgcagaacccagaggaaatgtGTCAGTATAAGTCCAGTGTTAGTCATACTTGCCAGAGCAgcccaaaaagaagcatttgtTCTCAAGGAAGGGCAGTGACCTCCACTTCAAACACATCCACTGCAACATGTTCTGAGTCAGTGCTAGGTATTTCCAAAATTCGTAATGTCTGTGGGAATTTTGGGAATACGTCTACAAGTGCAGTTGAGAAACCTCTAGTGGGAAAAAGTTTTGAGAAAATGTCTGGTGCTATGGTTGAGACAATAGTGGGTGAAGCATTTGACATTGTGCccacaaataaaatgaagaaaaaaatggacGACTGTGCTGATTTCATTAGTAAAAACATAGGGAGTCGGATAGCTACGTGTACTGGTATGGCAAAATCCCAGGATGTGGCATGTCAGAGTTCGCCACCTTATGATTTATGCATATCACAGAAAATCATGTCTTTATTTCCTAAAGGAGATTTGACAGAGTCGTCATCATGTTACTCTCAGCCTCACGTAACGTCAAAGAAcatggataaaaaaatatgtcaATCTGGCTTAAAAAATGTATGCACGGTCGACAAGTTCTCACCAGACGTCCAGTCCACTGTGATGAAGGACACTTTGGAAGTGCCCAGTTTTGAGGGAGGCATTCGTGGAGGCAGAAAAGTCATCTCAGAAGAGATGCTTAATGGCAGCACTGGAATAAAATCCAGCGGAAGTCCTGGCACTCCTCCCTCAACTCCCCAGCAACCATCAGACATCTCGAGTGAGAAAAAGCTTAAACAGTTCTCAAAGAAGCTGAAGGGCAAGCTTGCGAAGGAATTCTCTCCTGCAACACCGCCACCCACCCCACATTACGAGCCAACTCCAGGACTCGAAGAGAGCTCCGATTCAGAGAAAGAGGAATTTATGCTGAGGCTCATGAGGTCACTTTCTGAGGAAGCTGTCAacaatgaagatgaagatgatgagcaGGAAGATGGTCTCAACTCTGCGACCCATAACACAGAGCAGAGTTCCAGTGTGGGAAACAAGATGATTGAGAGAGGAGCTCTGCGTTATGCTGAGCGTTTGGCATGCCATATTGTTTCCATGGCAACTGAGATGGACACTTTAAGCATTGGTGATGTAAGTAAGCCAGAGAATGAAGAAAGCAGTGACAGCTTTGCTTTACACAGTGCACAGTTCTCGGAACAGACCTTGAATTCATTATGGACGTACGCTGGGGAGATTGCTGGGGAAGTCATTAGTGATGTAAAGAGGATGATGAGTTCCAGCAGTTGCCGTCACAAAACAGTCAAAAGAGGATCTGTGAAATCAGATAAGCATCAGCATGGTGACCGGAAAGACTACCACTTTGTCATCAAAAATAACTCATGGTCAGGTGATCTCATTGCACCAGTTTCCAATCCTCAGTGTAACACTTCAAGCAGAAGCTCAGCCCAATCTGAGTACCCAAGCTGTGAAAGTGTTACTGACGAGTATGCAGGATATGTTATCAAGGTACTTAAAAAAGACGGAGGAAGCCGGGAACTTATCCTGGATCAGTATGCCAGTCAGTTGGCTTATAAATCTATCAAATCAGGCTTAGCTCATGCCGCACAGAAAATAAAGCAGAAGTCTCCTTTAAGACTTAGCTCATCCCGGCAGTTACATCACGAGGGCAGCCGTAGCGTTGGTAAGATCCCACCATCTGAGTCCTCTCCTGCCATTCTTAAACGAGGACAAGAAGCGTCCTCTAGCGAGTCCATGCTTTGCGTTTGTCAAGATGTCGAAAACATTGGTAGGAAGGAGTACATGGAACTTGTCAACTTTGCGGAGTCATTGGCCTACAATATTACCTGTGACGTCACGAGAAAGCTAAGAATGTCCTCGATTAGGCTTCCTAAATCCCTCACAGACTCGTGTCTCTACAGGAAGTCAAATGTTGAAGACATGGCTGAAAATTTAATCAAAACTGCCTTTTCATGTTCAATGCTACCGTACACCGGGAAAAACAGGCAATATCATAGCACCAGCAGCTTAGATGATGGAAATTACAATAATGGTGTTATGCAAGTCATTGAGCATTATGCCAGGAAGATTGTTGATGATACTTTGGAAATGACTCTGGGGTCTACAGCTCTTCAGACAGCAGAAGAGAGAAGGGCTTTGGACCTCAGTTCTTTCACCGAGAAGCTGACGGAGGCATACAAGGCTTGCCGGTACTGTCAAGGACGAGATTGCTCGTTTTGCAAAAATTGTCACATGAAGTACCATGGAATGCAGAAGAGAATGCAGAAGGACACCGTGGACACGATGGTTGGTCTTGAAATTCCCAAAATCCACATAGATCTGGACAAGAGGGCAGTTTTTGCTGAGGAAATGGTATCTGCAGCATTTGAGAAAGCTAAGAAGGAACATAGCAGCACCAGCTTAAATGCAGACAGTGGGATTGGTCACGATGGCGCAAGCTTTGCAGAAAGCCTGACCACAGAGATCATGACGTCTGCGTTGTCCAACATCTGCCAAACCATCAACCTCag TGCTCCTGGCAGTGAGAGTGTCAATGTGACAGAGTCGACTGTCAGTCAGCAGCTGAATCTAAGTGTGGGAGATGACAGTCTCGGCAGCTGGTCTAATTTGAGCTTTGAAGAAGACCATCCTGATGAAAGTAGTAGCTTCCATCACCTAAGTGACAG CAGTAATGGGAACAGCAGTAGCTGGAGCAGTCTGGGGTTAGAGGGAGAGGTTTATGAAGAGCATTTGTCCTTCTCCCCATCAGACAG TGACTACACAGAGGAAAAGGAAGCTGAGGCCAGGAACTTCATGGGTG GGACGGTGCGAGTGGAGAGGGGCCACACAGAAGGGGACAGGGCTCTGCTGGTGGTCAGTACAGATGTATGCGGCCAAGGTCCAGATCCCCAACTGCGAACGGTGCTGCAGTGGATGGCAGCCTCACTCACCGAGCTGCCAGTCATGCAGTTCAGCCAGCAATCAGAAAGAGACATGCAGCAG